One genomic window of Gallaecimonas sp. GXIMD4217 includes the following:
- the pseG gene encoding UDP-2,4-diacetamido-2,4,6-trideoxy-beta-L-altropyranose hydrolase: MTDGMPVAFRVDACPAIGAGHLHRCLHLARALAELGARVRFLIRPHPQSLHGLVEEAGFGLELLPPPHWQVKPAESLDSHKAWLGKTAAEDAAETARLLNGDDLLVCDHYGIDEPWLAPIRDRCRLVAALDDTASRRLGVDVLINSLPSARADDYRDLIRPDTQLLLGADYVPLGASWPVQRAGYRPGDSIDRVLFCPGGTDPFGLSERLLPHLVGAAPDVQFHLALHAPPQRQRQLRLALDGLGNVRCHFALTDLAGLAAGMDLAIGNAGSGAWERACLGLAQIAIRTTPDQHRIAHCLAEQALAPVFDQDDAALVDKVLAAFLALRDNPRQRQQLADNGKRLIDGRGCSRIARILAARYQDRGASHALVP; this comes from the coding sequence ATGACTGACGGCATGCCGGTTGCCTTCAGGGTCGACGCCTGCCCCGCCATCGGCGCCGGGCACCTGCACCGCTGCCTGCACCTGGCCAGGGCCCTGGCCGAGCTGGGCGCCCGGGTTCGCTTTCTGATCCGGCCCCACCCACAGAGCCTGCACGGCCTGGTCGAGGAGGCGGGCTTCGGCCTTGAGCTGCTGCCGCCACCGCACTGGCAGGTCAAGCCTGCCGAGTCCCTGGACAGCCACAAGGCCTGGCTGGGCAAGACAGCGGCAGAGGATGCGGCGGAAACGGCGCGCCTGCTGAACGGGGACGATCTGCTCGTCTGCGACCATTACGGCATCGACGAACCCTGGCTGGCGCCGATCCGCGATCGCTGCCGGCTGGTGGCGGCACTGGACGACACCGCCAGCCGCAGGCTGGGGGTGGACGTGCTGATCAACAGCCTGCCGTCGGCAAGGGCCGATGACTACCGGGACCTGATCCGGCCCGACACCCAACTGCTGCTGGGTGCAGACTATGTGCCCCTGGGCGCCTCCTGGCCGGTCCAAAGAGCCGGTTACCGGCCCGGTGACAGCATCGACAGGGTGCTGTTCTGCCCGGGCGGAACGGATCCCTTCGGGCTCAGCGAGCGGTTGCTGCCGCACCTGGTCGGGGCCGCGCCGGACGTGCAGTTCCACCTGGCCCTGCACGCCCCGCCACAGCGCCAGCGGCAACTGCGCCTGGCCCTGGACGGCCTTGGCAACGTCCGCTGCCACTTCGCCCTGACCGATCTGGCCGGGTTGGCCGCCGGCATGGATCTGGCCATCGGCAATGCCGGCAGCGGCGCCTGGGAACGGGCCTGCCTGGGGCTGGCCCAGATCGCCATTCGCACCACCCCGGACCAGCACCGCATCGCCCACTGCCTGGCGGAGCAGGCACTGGCGCCGGTGTTCGACCAGGACGATGCCGCCCTGGTGGACAAGGTGTTGGCAGCCTTCCTCGCACTGAGGGACAATCCCCGCCAACGCCAACAGCTTGCCGATAACGGCAAACGACTTATCGACGGCCGGGGCTGCTCGCGCATCGCCCGGATCCTGGCCGCGCGCTACCAAGACAGAGGAGCCAGCCATGCATTGGTCCCGTGA
- a CDS encoding formyltransferase family protein, protein MLPREPISLLVDNDSWILPHVQALQTALADLGYAASLCRHADQVRPGIACFMLGCVSLVPEEVLARNKHNLVVHESALPQGRGFAPMTWQILAGRNSIPICLLEATAEADAGPIWLRDSIELDGSELCDEWRRRQGEATVRLCLDFVQRYQSLQPQAQQGEASHYRRRGPADSELDPNLSLAEQFELLRVVDNERYPAFFHYRGRRYRLAITPDEGQDHD, encoded by the coding sequence TGGACAACGATTCCTGGATCCTGCCCCATGTGCAGGCACTGCAAACGGCACTGGCGGATCTCGGCTATGCCGCCAGCCTGTGCCGCCACGCCGACCAGGTTCGCCCCGGCATCGCCTGCTTCATGCTGGGCTGCGTCAGCCTGGTCCCCGAAGAGGTGCTGGCGCGCAACAAGCACAACCTGGTGGTCCACGAGAGCGCCCTGCCCCAGGGACGCGGCTTCGCCCCCATGACCTGGCAGATCCTGGCGGGGCGCAACAGCATCCCCATCTGCCTGCTGGAGGCCACCGCCGAGGCCGATGCCGGCCCCATCTGGCTCAGGGACAGCATCGAACTGGACGGCAGCGAACTCTGCGATGAGTGGCGCCGGCGCCAGGGCGAGGCCACGGTACGCCTGTGCCTGGATTTCGTGCAACGCTACCAGAGCCTGCAACCCCAGGCCCAGCAGGGCGAGGCCAGCCACTACCGGCGCCGTGGGCCGGCCGACAGCGAGCTGGATCCCAACCTCAGCCTGGCCGAACAGTTCGAGCTGCTGCGGGTGGTGGACAACGAGCGCTACCCGGCCTTCTTCCATTACCGGGGCCGGCGCTACCGTCTCGCCATCACCCCGGATGAAGGACAGGACCATGACTGA
- a CDS encoding N-acetylneuraminate synthase family protein produces the protein MHWSREFSIGRRQVGDGHPAYIIAEIGSNHNQSLARAKELIEMAKEAGADAAKFQSLRYDKLYRDANAPAGIQALFRQIELTEQWHLELAEHCRRLDIDFFSAPTYPEAVDWLQKAGAEVIKVASPQFGLYPEVLDAAINTGKPLIMSAGLSGYGEIEEVLRHCQRREARDLVLLHCVSQYPTPPANGNLRVIQTLRQAYGCLTGYSDHTLGIHFPIAAVALGACVIEKHFTPDRNLPGPDHHFAIEPQEFKAMVQGIRDIEVGLGDGIKAPLSDWERQHRENITMKLVVDKAVPAGAAITAKALTFRRGDGGIPRHQLELATQFRLKKDRQLEAGDLVQWQDLEFNDHDA, from the coding sequence ATGCATTGGTCCCGTGAATTCAGCATTGGCCGCCGCCAGGTGGGCGACGGCCACCCCGCCTATATCATTGCCGAGATCGGCTCCAACCATAACCAGTCCCTGGCCCGGGCCAAGGAACTGATCGAGATGGCCAAGGAGGCCGGCGCCGACGCCGCCAAGTTCCAGTCGCTGCGCTACGACAAGCTGTACCGGGATGCCAATGCCCCGGCCGGCATCCAGGCGCTGTTCAGGCAGATCGAGCTGACCGAACAGTGGCACCTGGAACTGGCCGAGCACTGCCGCCGGCTCGACATCGACTTCTTCTCCGCCCCCACCTACCCCGAGGCGGTGGACTGGCTGCAGAAGGCCGGGGCCGAGGTGATCAAGGTGGCCTCGCCCCAGTTCGGCCTCTACCCCGAGGTACTGGATGCGGCCATCAACACCGGCAAGCCGCTGATCATGTCCGCCGGCCTGTCCGGCTACGGCGAAATAGAAGAGGTGCTGCGCCACTGCCAGCGCCGTGAGGCGCGGGATCTGGTGCTGCTGCACTGCGTTTCCCAGTACCCGACACCGCCGGCCAACGGCAATCTCAGGGTGATCCAGACCCTGCGCCAGGCCTACGGCTGCCTGACCGGCTACTCGGATCACACCCTGGGCATTCACTTCCCCATCGCCGCCGTGGCCCTGGGCGCCTGCGTCATCGAGAAACATTTCACCCCGGACCGCAACCTGCCCGGGCCGGACCACCACTTCGCCATCGAGCCCCAGGAATTCAAGGCCATGGTCCAGGGGATCCGCGACATCGAGGTCGGCCTGGGAGACGGCATCAAGGCGCCCCTCAGCGACTGGGAACGCCAGCACCGCGAAAACATCACCATGAAACTGGTGGTGGACAAAGCCGTGCCGGCCGGCGCCGCCATCACCGCCAAGGCCCTGACCTTCAGGCGCGGCGACGGCGGCATCCCCAGGCACCAGCTTGAGCTGGCGACGCAATTCCGCCTCAAGAAGGATCGCCAGCTTGAGGCCGGCGACCTGGTGCAATGGCAGGATCTGGAGTTCAACGACCATGACGCTTGA